The Triticum aestivum cultivar Chinese Spring chromosome 3A, IWGSC CS RefSeq v2.1, whole genome shotgun sequence genome includes a region encoding these proteins:
- the LOC123058353 gene encoding aldehyde dehydrogenase family 2 member C4, protein MGSNEGGGCDGKPVVVVPEIKYTKLFINGEFVDAASGKTFETRDPRTGDVLAHIAEADKADVDLAVEAAREAFEHGKWPRMSGYERSRAMNKLADLMEQHIEELAALDGADAGKLLLLGKIIDIPSAVQMLRYYAGAADKIHGESLRVSGKYQGYTLKEPIGVVGIIIPWNFPSLMFFLKISPALAAGCTVVVKPAEQTPLSALYYAHLAKLAGIPDGVINVVPGFGPTAGAAIASHMDVDSVAFTGSGEVGRLIMEASARSNLKTVSLELGGKSPLIIFDDADVDMAVELSRLAIFFNKGEVCVAGSRVYVQEGIYDEFVKRAVVAAQNWKVGDPFDVATNMGPQVDKEQFERVLRYIEHGKSEGATLLTGGKPASDKGYYIEPTIFADVKEDMKIAQDEIFGPVMSLMKFKTVDEAIEKANCTKYGLAAGIITKNLDIANRVSRSVRAGTVWVNCYFAFDPEAPFGGYKMSGFGRDQGMMAIDKYMQVKSVITAVPDSPWY, encoded by the exons ATGGGGAGCAACGAGGGCGGCGGGTGCGACGGcaagccggtggtggtggtgccgGAGATCAAGTACACCAAGCTCTTCATCAACGGCGAGTTCGTTGACGCCGCATCAG GCAAGACGTTTGAGACGAGGGACCCGCGGACAGGCGACGTGCTGGCCCACATCGCAGAGGCGGACAAAGCCGACGTGGACCTCGCCGTCGAGGCCGCCAGGGAGGCCTTCGAGCATGGCAAGTGGCCCCGCATGTCAGGCTAC GAGAGGAGCAGGGCCATGAACAAGCTGGCCGACCTGATGGAGCAGCACATCgaggagctggcggcgctggacggcgccgacgccggcaAGCTGCTCCTGTTGGGCAAGATCATCGACATCCCTTCCGCGGTGCAGATGCTGCGCTATTACGCCGGCGCCGCCGACAAGATCCACGGCGAGTCGCTGCGTGTGTCCGGCAAGTACCAGGGGTACACCCTCAAGGAGCCCATCGGGGTCGTCGGCATCATCATCCCGTGGAACTTCCCCAGCCTCATGTTCTTCCTCAAGATCAGCCCGGCGCTCGCCGCCGGATGCACCGTCGTCGTCAAGCCCGCCGAGCAGACGCCCCTCTCGGCCCTCTACTATGCTCACCTTGCAAAGCTG GCTGGCATTCCGGACGGAGTGATCAATGTCGTCCCTGGCTTCGGCCCGACGGCCGGCGCCGCCATCGCCTCCCACATGGACGTTGACAGC GTTGCCTTCACTGGCTCTGGTGAAGTAGGCCGCCTCATCATGGAGGCATCTGCCCGGAGCAACCTGAAGACGGTATCGCTTGAGCTCGGTGGCAAGTCGCCTCTGATAATCTTCGACGACGCTGATGTCGACATGGCGGTCGAGCTCTCAAGGCTTGCCATCTTCTTCAACAAG GGAGAGGTTTGCGTCGCGGGGTCCCGTGTTTATGTTCAGGAAGGGATCTACGACGAGTTTGTGAAGAGGGCTGTGGTGGCTGCCCAGAACTGGAAAGTCGGAGACCCGTTTGATGTCGCCACCAACATGGGTCCCCAG GTTGATAAGGAGCAATTTGAGAGGGTCCTAAGGTACATTGAGCATGGCAAGAGCGAGGGAGCGACACTTCTCACCGGCGGCAAACCTGCCAGCGACAAAGGATACTACATTGAGCCTACCATATTTGCAGATGTCAAG GAGGACATGAAGATCGCTCAAGATGAGATCTTTGGCCCCGTGATGTCCCTCATGAAGTTCAA GACGGTCGATGAGGCGATAGAGAAGGCCAACTGCACCAAGTACGGGCTGGCCGCCGGCATAATCACCAAGAATTTGGACATCGCCAACAGGGTGTCGAGATCGGTGCGCGCGGGGACCGTGTGGGTCAACTGCTACTTCGCCTTCGACCCCGAGGCGCCCTTCGGCGGGTACAAGATGAGCGGGTTCGGCCGGGACCAGGGGATGATGGCCATCGACAAGTACATGCAGGTCAAGAGCGTCATCACCGCAGTCCCTGACTCGCCTTGGTATTAG